A DNA window from Macrobrachium rosenbergii isolate ZJJX-2024 chromosome 41, ASM4041242v1, whole genome shotgun sequence contains the following coding sequences:
- the LOC136826806 gene encoding uncharacterized protein, with product MGWDFLSLVVVLLSIFLLQGIKKNKPSYLVPFLAGQVIALVCTFIGSVVVAHFIHDIGLIVAELITFLIAEVIQMYFSQVVLTFYEELQEQLAGAREGTGLQQI from the exons ATGGGTTGGGACTTTTTAAGTCTAGTGGTTGTACTTCTGAGCATCTTTCTTCTGCAGGGCATTAAGAAG aacaaGCCATCTTACTTGGTTCCATTCCTGGCAGGCCAGGTTATTGCATTAGTTTGTACCTTCATCGGCTCTGTCGTCGTTGCCCACTTTATACACGATATTGGACTAATCGTTGCTGAGCTCATCACATTCTTGATTGCAGAAGTCATTCAAATGTACTTTTCCCAGGTTGTCCTTACTTTTTACGAAGAG CTTCAAGAGCAACTGGCAGGAGCTCGAGAAGGAACAGGGCTTCAACAAATCTAA